From a single Leclercia sp. AS011 genomic region:
- the ptsG gene encoding PTS glucose transporter subunit IIBC, which yields MFKNAFANLQKVGKSLMLPVSVLPIAGILLGVGSANFSWLPAVVSHVMAEAGGSVFANMPLIFAIGVALGFTNNDGVSALAAVVAYGIMVKTMAVVAPLVLHLPPEEIAAKHLADTGVLGGIISGAIAAYMFNRFYRIKLPEYLGFFAGKRFVPIISGLAAIFTGVILSFIWPPIGSAIQTFSQWAAYQNPVVAFGIYGFIERCLVPFGLHHIWNVPFQMQIGEYTNAAGQVFHGDIPRYMAGDPTAGKLSGGFLFKMYGLPAAAIAIWHSAKPENRAKVGGIMISAALTSFLTGITEPIEFSFMFVAPILYIIHAVLAGLAFPICILLGMRDGTSFSHGLIDFIVLSGNSSKLWLFPIVGACYAVAYYTIFRVLIKALDLKTPGREDATDDVKAGATSEMAPALVAAFGGKENITNLDACITRLRVSVADIAKVDQPGLKKLGAAGVVVAGSGVQAIFGTKSDNLKTEMDEYIRSN from the coding sequence ATGTTTAAGAATGCATTTGCTAACCTGCAGAAGGTCGGTAAATCGCTGATGCTGCCGGTATCCGTACTGCCTATCGCAGGTATCCTGCTGGGCGTCGGTTCTGCAAACTTCAGCTGGCTGCCAGCCGTAGTTTCTCATGTGATGGCCGAAGCAGGCGGTTCTGTTTTTGCTAACATGCCACTGATCTTCGCCATCGGCGTTGCGCTTGGCTTCACCAATAACGACGGCGTATCTGCACTGGCCGCTGTAGTTGCCTACGGCATCATGGTTAAAACCATGGCTGTGGTTGCACCTCTGGTGCTGCACTTACCACCGGAAGAGATCGCTGCGAAACACCTGGCTGACACCGGGGTTCTGGGCGGTATCATCTCGGGTGCTATTGCGGCGTATATGTTTAACCGCTTCTATCGCATCAAGCTCCCTGAGTACCTGGGCTTCTTTGCAGGTAAGCGTTTCGTTCCAATCATCTCTGGCCTGGCGGCGATCTTCACCGGTGTGATCCTCTCCTTCATCTGGCCACCGATTGGTTCCGCTATCCAGACCTTCTCCCAGTGGGCTGCGTACCAGAACCCGGTTGTGGCGTTCGGTATCTACGGCTTCATTGAACGTTGCCTGGTGCCGTTCGGTCTGCACCACATCTGGAACGTTCCTTTCCAGATGCAGATCGGTGAATACACCAACGCAGCAGGTCAGGTCTTCCACGGCGACATCCCTCGCTACATGGCAGGCGACCCAACTGCAGGCAAACTGTCTGGCGGCTTCCTGTTCAAAATGTACGGTCTGCCGGCTGCTGCGATTGCAATCTGGCACTCTGCTAAACCAGAGAACCGTGCAAAAGTGGGCGGTATCATGATCTCCGCAGCGCTGACCTCGTTCCTGACCGGTATCACCGAGCCGATCGAGTTCTCCTTCATGTTCGTTGCGCCGATCCTGTACATTATCCACGCGGTTCTGGCAGGTCTGGCGTTCCCAATCTGTATCCTGCTGGGTATGCGTGACGGTACCTCCTTCTCGCACGGTCTGATCGACTTTATCGTTCTGTCCGGTAACAGCAGCAAACTGTGGCTGTTCCCAATCGTAGGTGCGTGCTACGCGGTTGCGTACTACACCATCTTCCGCGTGCTGATCAAAGCACTGGACCTGAAAACTCCGGGTCGTGAAGATGCTACTGACGACGTTAAAGCTGGCGCAACCAGCGAAATGGCTCCGGCACTGGTTGCAGCGTTCGGCGGTAAAGAGAACATCACTAACCTGGACGCGTGTATCACTCGTCTGCGTGTGAGCGTTGCTGATATCGCGAAAGTTGACCAGCCGGGTCTGAAAAAACTGGGCGCAGCTGGCGTAGTTGTTGCAGGTTCCGGTGTACAGGCTATCTTCGGTACCAAATCCGATAACCTGAAAACCGAAATGGATGAGTACATCCGCAGCAACTAA
- a CDS encoding metal-dependent hydrolase, whose translation MFLVDSHCHLDGLDYQSLHKNVDDVLAKAAARDVKFCLAVATTLPGYKTMRELVGVRDNVVFSCGVHPLNQDEAYDVEDLRRLAAEEGVVAMGETGLDYFYTPETKARQQASFRDHIRIGRELNKPVIVHTRDARADTLAILAEEKVTDCGGVLHCFTEDRETAGKLLDLGFYISFSGIVTFRNAEQLRDAARYVPLDRLLVETDSPYLAPVPHRGKENQPAMVRDVAEYMAVLKGVDVEELARITTDNFASLFHIDPSRLQSA comes from the coding sequence ATGTTTTTAGTCGACTCACACTGCCATCTCGATGGCCTGGATTATCAATCCCTGCATAAAAACGTCGATGACGTGCTGGCAAAAGCCGCCGCCCGCGATGTGAAATTTTGCCTGGCGGTCGCCACGACCTTACCCGGCTACAAAACCATGCGTGAGCTGGTAGGCGTACGCGACAACGTGGTCTTCTCCTGCGGCGTGCATCCACTCAACCAGGATGAAGCCTACGACGTCGAAGATTTACGCCGTCTGGCGGCGGAAGAGGGCGTGGTGGCAATGGGCGAAACCGGGCTGGATTACTTTTACACCCCGGAAACTAAAGCCCGCCAGCAGGCGTCTTTCCGCGACCATATCCGTATTGGTCGGGAGCTGAATAAACCGGTGATCGTCCATACCCGTGACGCGCGCGCCGATACGCTGGCGATCCTGGCAGAAGAAAAGGTGACGGATTGCGGCGGCGTACTACACTGTTTCACTGAAGACAGAGAAACAGCGGGCAAGCTGCTGGATTTGGGTTTTTATATCTCGTTTTCCGGGATCGTGACGTTCCGTAACGCCGAGCAGCTTCGTGATGCCGCGCGCTACGTGCCGCTCGATCGTCTGCTGGTGGAAACAGATTCCCCTTATCTGGCACCGGTCCCGCATCGCGGTAAAGAGAACCAGCCCGCGATGGTACGGGATGTGGCCGAGTATATGGCCGTTTTAAAAGGCGTCGACGTTGAAGAACTGGCACGCATCACCACCGATAACTTTGCCAGCCTGTTTCACATCGATCCTTCCCGCCTGCAATCTGCCTGA